A region of the Ornithinimicrobium ciconiae genome:
TTGTCCGCATGGCTGGGATAGTACCCATCGCCCCAGAAACCGCAGCAGAGTGTGAGACGTTTTCGGTTCTGTTCTGGGGGAGTATGATTTAGCGTCGTCAATTGTGTGCAGTCTTTGTCGCGTGAGTCGAAGATTTCCGGAAGTGTGTAGTCCGGCTTAACGCGGCTGTGTCTTCTGGCGCTTGTGGCGGCCAGATCGCCGGCGGTGAGTCGTCCGTCCGGGAGGTTGAGGTCTCAGGCGCCCGCACGACTGTCTCCCGTGTCTGCGGCCAGCTCCTGAGAGGATGGTGCCATGACGACCAGGACGTTGCCGATGACCGAGCCGGCCACCGGACTGCCAGACCGGATCACGATCTACGAGGTCGGCCCGCGCGATGGGCTGCAGAACGAGAAGTCCGTCGTGCCCGTTGAGGTCAAGGCCGAGTTCGTCCGGCGCCTCGTGGACGCCGGCCTGCAGACAATCGAGCTGACCTCCTTCGTCCCGGCCGCGTGGGTGCCGCAGCTCGGTGACGCCGAGGAGCTCCTGGACCTGCTGGGACCGGTCGCGGCGGGGCAGGCGCGCCCCGTGCTGGTCCCCAACGAGCGCGGCCTGGACCGCGCCCTGGACAAGGGCGTCAAGGCCATCGCGGTCTTCGGCAGTGCCACCGAGACGTTCGCCCGCAAGAATCTCAACAGGTCCGTGGCCGAGTCGCTGGCGATGTTTGAGCCGGTCGTGCGTGGGGCGCTGGATGCTGGCGCCTGGGTGCGCGGCTACGTCTCGATGTGTTTCGGTGACCCCTGGGAGGGTCCGGTCCCGGTCGAGCAGGTCGTCGACGTGTGCGCGCGCCTGATGGACCTGGGCTGCGACCAGCTCTCGATCGGGGACACGATCGGGGTGGGCACCCCTGGACATGTGAGCCGGTTGCTGGAAGCGCTGGAGGGCGCGGGCATCGGCGCGGACCAGGTCGGGGTGCACTTCCACGACACCTACGGGCAGGCGCTGTCCAACACGATGACGGCGCTCGCGCACGGCGTGCGGGTGGTCGATGCCAGCACGGGCGGTCTGGGCGGGTGCCCCTACGCCAAGTCAGCCACTGGCAACCTGGCCACCGAGGACCTGGTCTGGGCCCTCGACGGACTGGGCATCGAGCACGGTGCAGATCTCGATGCGCTCGTGGAGACCAGCGTGTGGATGGCGCAGCAACTCGGGCGTCCCTCACCCTCGCGCGTGGTCAAGGCACTCGCCGGCGCCTGACCGCGTGCGGTGCCTGTCAGCTCCCTCAGGACTCGGGGTCGAGCCTGATGTCGCAGGAGGTGGAGTCCACGTCAAAGGCCAGGTCGTCGCCGGAGCCGCCGTCACTGATGCCCTCCACGTCCTCGTTGTCGAGCCGGTCGAGGTCACCCTCGACGTCCCGGAACTGGCCACCGGTCTCGATGACCAAGCCCTCGTCAGCGTCGTCAAATCCGGGGATGGACGTGGTGAGGTCCACCGGCTCCTCGGTGGTGGCCGTCGCGTCGCCATCCGCCGTGGTCTTGGTGTCGCCGCCCTTTTCATCCTTGGTGTTGGAGTTGAACAAGCCGCCAGCAATACTCACGCGATCGCCTCTCCCTCGGTGGTGCCGGTCACGGCCGGCGTGTGTCTTGACCGTAGTCGTCCGGACGTCCTGCGGCCAGTGCGACCAGACCTGTTTCCCCGCCTGCGCCCTCCGAGCTCGTGTGCCGCGGGGTCGACGAGGACCGCGTGCACACACCTTCCGCATCAGCCGGGACGGTCACCTCGAGCCGCACGATCCGCCCGGCCAGCGGATCACCGGTCGGCCCGAGGCAGGGCACGGGCTGAGCAAGGCCAGAGTTCGGGGCGCGGCCCGGAACGCTTACGGTGGTCCCAGTCACCGATCCGAAGGAGCCCTCGCCCATGAAGTCCGGAGTCCGCCGGGAGTTTATGAACCCCGATGTTCGCGTGCAGGACGACCTCTTCGAGCACGTCAACGGTGGTTGGCTGGCCAGCACCGAGATCCCACAGGACAAGGGCCGCTACGGCGCGTTCGACATCCTGCGGGAGAACGCTGAGGCCGACGTCCGGGAACTGATCGAGGAGAGCGCGGCGGCCGCCGCCGATGCGGCGCCGGGCAGCGCCGAGCGTCAGGTCGGTGACCTGTATGCCTCGTTCATGGATGTCGATCGGATCGCCGAGCTGGGGACCGCCCCCCTCGTGGAGGACCTGCGCGCGGTCGCCGCTGTGCAGGAGCCCTCCGACCTGGTGCGGGAGTCCGCACGGCTGCAGCGCGGGGGCGTGGACTCGCTGGTCTACCTGTTCGTGACCGCAGACGCCGGCAACCCCGAGGAGTACATCGCCTATCTGCACCAGGGTGGTATCGGGCTGCCCGACGAGGCCTACTACACCGACGAGGAGCACTCCGAGGCGCGCACTGCCTACGTCGCCTACCTCGAGACACTGCTGACGCTCGCCGCGCCCGCGCTCACTGAGGCCGGTCTGGACCTGGGCGACGGGGCGGCCCAGCGGGTCTTCGACCTGGAGACCCGCATCGCCGCCGGGCACTGGGACCGGGTGGCCGCACGTGACGCGGTGAAGTCCTACACCCGCTGGTCGCAGGCCGAACTCACCGAGGCCACGCCCGGTTTCGACTGGGTCGCCTTCGCCGAGGGGCTGAGCCTGCCCGAGGGCGCGCTGGACCACGTCATCGCGCGCCAGCCCGACTTCCTCGCCGCCGCCGCTCAGGCACTGAGCGAGGTGGCGGTGGCCGACTGGCGTGCCTGGCTCGCAGTCCGACTGCTGGACAGCAGTGCCCGCTACCTCACCGACGACTTCGTCGAGGCCGCCTTCGACTTCCACGGCCGCACGCTGACCGGCACCCCGCAGAACCGGGACCGCTGGCGCCGGGGGGTCGCCCTGGTCGAGGAGCTGATCGGTGAGGAGGTCGGCAAGCTCTATGTCGAGCGGCACTATCCCCCGGAGGCGGGACAGCGCATGGGCGAGCTGGTCGAGCACCTGCTCGCCGCCTTCCGCGACCGCATCTCGACGCTGGAGTGGATGGGGGAGGAGACCCGCCACAAGGCGCTGGAGAAGCTGGCCGCCTTCCGCCCCAAGATCGGGCACCCCACCCGCTGGCGGGACTACTCGGCATACGCGGTCCAGGCCGGTGACCTGCTGGGCAATGTGCGACGGGGCAACGCTGCGGACACCGACTACCAGACGGCGCGGATCGGTGGTCCGATCGACCGCGAGGAGTGGCAGATGACGCCGCAGACGGTCAACGCCTACTACCACCCGATGCTCAACGAGATCGTCTTCCCGGCAGCGATCCTGCAGCCGCCCTTCTTCGACGTCGAGGCCGACGACGCGGTCAACTACGGCGGCATCGGCGCAGTGATCGCGCACGAGGTCGGGCACGGCTTTGACGACCAGGGCTCGCGCTATGCCGGGGACGGCTCGCTGACCGACTGGTGGACCGAGGCGGACCGAGCCGCCTTCGACACCCGTGCCCAACAGCTCATCGCCCAGTTCGACCAGCTGGAGTCCCGCAGCGCCCCCGGGGCAAAGGTCAACGGTGGCCTCACGGTCGGCGAGAACATCGGGGACCTGTGCGGTCTGGCGGTGTCGCTGGAGGCCTACCGCCTGGCGACCGGCGGCGACGCTCCCGAGATCGACGGGTGGACCGGCGACCAGCGGTTCTTCCTCGGCTATGCGCAGATCTGGCAGGGCAAGGCACGTCCGGAGGAGGCGAAGCGGCTGCTCGCGATCGACCCGCACGCCCCCTCGGACCTGCGGGCCAACCTGCCGCGCAACACCGATGCCTTCCACGAGGCCTTCGGGGTGCAGGAGGGCGACGGGATGTGGCTCGCGCCGCAGGACCGGGTCCGGATCTTCTGATCCGCGCCATGGCTGCCTCGACCGCGGCACCGGCACGGAGCGCCCGGTGAACCCCTCGACCGCTCTGGCCACCGTGCTGGTCGACGAGCTCGTGCGGTGCGGGGTGCGCGAGGTCGTCCTGGCCCCGGGCTCCCGCTCCGCGCCGCTGGCGTATGCCGTGCTGGCAGCCGAGCGCGCCGGTCGCCTGCGTCTGCACGTCCGGGTCGACGAGCGGTCTGCCGGCTTCCTGGCCCTGGGGCTGGCCAAGGTCAGCCGGCGTCCGGCCGTGGTGATCACGACCTCGGGGACGGCCGTGGCCAACCTGCACCCGGCGGTGCTGGAGGCACACCACGGGCAGGTGCCGCTGATCGTGCTCAGCGCCGACCGGCCGGATGAGCTGCGCGGCACCGGCGCCAACCAGACGACGGTGCAGCCGGGGATCTTCGCCGGCTCCGTCCGGTGGCAGCACGACCTCACCCATTCTTGGGGAGGTTTTGCACGTTCCTCGCGCAATTTCGGGCAGGTTTCGTCCACCCCGCACCCGGCCTGGCGCACGATCGCAGACCGTGCCTGGGCAGCCGCGACCGGTGCCCTCGGTGGCGAACCGGGACCGGTACACCTCAACGTGGCCTTCCGGGACCCGCTGGCACCTGAGCTGCCGGCTCCCAGCGAGCTCCCACCGGAGCTGGCTGGGCGCTCCGACGGGTCCGCGTGGACGGCCGTGCCGGGGCGTGAAGAGGGTGCAGCCGGTCCTGAGGGGATCACCGCCGAGCCAGGTCCTGCGACCCTGATGGTCCTCGGCGACCTGCCCGACCCCGTGCTGGCCGAGCAGGCGCTCGCCGTCGCGGTCGAGCAGGGGTGGCCGGTCGTGGCCGAGCCGTTCGGCGCCGGTGACCGCAGCACGGTGCTGCCGCACGGGTCACTGCTGCTGACGGCCACCGACTGGCTCGACAGCCACGCGCCGCAGCGGGTGCTCGTCGTCGGGCGGTTCACCCTCAACCGGGAGACCGGTGCCCTGCTGCG
Encoded here:
- the menD gene encoding 2-succinyl-5-enolpyruvyl-6-hydroxy-3-cyclohexene-1-carboxylic-acid synthase — translated: MNPSTALATVLVDELVRCGVREVVLAPGSRSAPLAYAVLAAERAGRLRLHVRVDERSAGFLALGLAKVSRRPAVVITTSGTAVANLHPAVLEAHHGQVPLIVLSADRPDELRGTGANQTTVQPGIFAGSVRWQHDLTHSWGGFARSSRNFGQVSSTPHPAWRTIADRAWAAATGALGGEPGPVHLNVAFRDPLAPELPAPSELPPELAGRSDGSAWTAVPGREEGAAGPEGITAEPGPATLMVLGDLPDPVLAEQALAVAVEQGWPVVAEPFGAGDRSTVLPHGSLLLTATDWLDSHAPQRVLVVGRFTLNRETGALLRRTGTQVEAVTPTGTWSDPSHVVDRVHCWSALTQRSLAGQDTEWARLWQRAGEAVTTVALPLLTDSWPSGPAVARTLLESVLDDDIVVLGSSNAARDIDRAGLTGRFLLVTGNRGLAGIDGTTATAVGVALASPQRSVTALMGDLTFLHDVNGLLIGPDEPRPDLTIVVVNDDGGGIFTTLEYGEPDRAADFGRVFATPTGADLAALASAYGVGCQRVETPGALRQALSRRGTGIRVLEVPVPRDGHRALRAALTRAAAEALAELG
- a CDS encoding hydroxymethylglutaryl-CoA lyase; its protein translation is MTTRTLPMTEPATGLPDRITIYEVGPRDGLQNEKSVVPVEVKAEFVRRLVDAGLQTIELTSFVPAAWVPQLGDAEELLDLLGPVAAGQARPVLVPNERGLDRALDKGVKAIAVFGSATETFARKNLNRSVAESLAMFEPVVRGALDAGAWVRGYVSMCFGDPWEGPVPVEQVVDVCARLMDLGCDQLSIGDTIGVGTPGHVSRLLEALEGAGIGADQVGVHFHDTYGQALSNTMTALAHGVRVVDASTGGLGGCPYAKSATGNLATEDLVWALDGLGIEHGADLDALVETSVWMAQQLGRPSPSRVVKALAGA
- a CDS encoding M13 family metallopeptidase; translated protein: MKSGVRREFMNPDVRVQDDLFEHVNGGWLASTEIPQDKGRYGAFDILRENAEADVRELIEESAAAAADAAPGSAERQVGDLYASFMDVDRIAELGTAPLVEDLRAVAAVQEPSDLVRESARLQRGGVDSLVYLFVTADAGNPEEYIAYLHQGGIGLPDEAYYTDEEHSEARTAYVAYLETLLTLAAPALTEAGLDLGDGAAQRVFDLETRIAAGHWDRVAARDAVKSYTRWSQAELTEATPGFDWVAFAEGLSLPEGALDHVIARQPDFLAAAAQALSEVAVADWRAWLAVRLLDSSARYLTDDFVEAAFDFHGRTLTGTPQNRDRWRRGVALVEELIGEEVGKLYVERHYPPEAGQRMGELVEHLLAAFRDRISTLEWMGEETRHKALEKLAAFRPKIGHPTRWRDYSAYAVQAGDLLGNVRRGNAADTDYQTARIGGPIDREEWQMTPQTVNAYYHPMLNEIVFPAAILQPPFFDVEADDAVNYGGIGAVIAHEVGHGFDDQGSRYAGDGSLTDWWTEADRAAFDTRAQQLIAQFDQLESRSAPGAKVNGGLTVGENIGDLCGLAVSLEAYRLATGGDAPEIDGWTGDQRFFLGYAQIWQGKARPEEAKRLLAIDPHAPSDLRANLPRNTDAFHEAFGVQEGDGMWLAPQDRVRIF